A window of the Schlesneria paludicola DSM 18645 genome harbors these coding sequences:
- a CDS encoding ArnT family glycosyltransferase yields the protein MRRPDGSSKANTSNESPRQDQVSRLPASIPTVHVGLACVWLVGFFVWFQSFDLPNNHVDRWMLWEGMPYRMLDLFDPPSTPNAPWSWLYLGQRIPFFLIALITWIGAGALGSLLLRALSIRAKGSERLCFSIGLGLSFFSLSMMLLGLIGWMSRWPLLLILTSAVLAEIVCRRREFRVSSTPSLPQSSPPTAARNRKFGGIILAILMLFVLGQQLGAMTPQSDFDVLEYHLGGPKEWFQLGRIQRLPHNVYTSFPFLTEMLILSSMVLYGDWDWGALAGQSVIAGFIPLTAIGLYAAGRRWFSKATGQLAAVIYLTSPWMYRVSLIAYAEGGLSYYLFAAMFAALRYGFPDNEAERPKHAMDLNWVLLSGMLAGSAMACKYTGLVLVVIPLCILLAWMTARRLTQVSVPQIAVAVVVYGTGVACTIGPWLLKNTAETGNPVFPLATRIFGGADRDEALNLKWARGHDSPYPNWGVALRDLPVKLTDVVSKNDWHSPLLFCLAPLSLLYGRRRRPISDNESPQLHSQPNRTIIGIVWFYAGWQFANWWLFTHHIDRFYVPIFSGVSLLAGVGACWYEQPQRLDQKSPRVWTWIVWPVLIAGALYNIDIMQLVGGFNAGRTDLTSARDTAIAYTVPRQKWINEGYASGRLPADFKVLCVGEAALFHAHYPYLYNTVFDHSLFQQICADPHSPHEQLRPAAEILAELQRVGITHVEVSWTEILRYREPGSYGYTEFVHPDRFAELQRMGVLGQPVAVPLELTTAPLEKASSDRQKLIADWAPGLITIVAGETRYRTAQLFPVLRGPNSDTPAQLRD from the coding sequence ATGAGACGCCCAGACGGATCGTCGAAGGCAAACACTTCGAACGAAAGCCCGCGCCAGGATCAGGTGTCGCGGCTTCCGGCGTCGATTCCCACGGTCCACGTCGGGCTGGCCTGTGTCTGGCTCGTTGGATTCTTTGTCTGGTTCCAATCGTTTGACCTTCCGAACAATCACGTCGACCGCTGGATGCTTTGGGAAGGCATGCCATATCGGATGCTGGATCTGTTTGATCCCCCATCCACGCCCAACGCTCCCTGGAGTTGGCTGTATCTCGGACAACGCATCCCATTCTTTTTGATTGCCTTGATCACCTGGATTGGCGCGGGGGCTCTGGGATCACTGCTGCTTCGAGCCCTGTCGATCCGTGCGAAGGGATCGGAGCGGTTGTGTTTTTCCATCGGTCTGGGACTCTCGTTTTTTTCGCTGTCGATGATGTTGCTGGGTCTCATCGGATGGATGTCACGCTGGCCACTGCTATTGATTCTCACCTCCGCGGTGCTTGCCGAGATTGTCTGTCGACGCCGCGAGTTCCGGGTCTCGAGCACGCCCTCGCTCCCGCAATCTTCGCCCCCTACGGCGGCGCGCAATCGGAAGTTCGGCGGAATCATCCTCGCGATCTTGATGTTGTTCGTGCTCGGCCAGCAATTGGGGGCAATGACACCACAATCCGACTTCGATGTGCTGGAATACCATCTCGGTGGCCCCAAGGAATGGTTTCAACTTGGTCGGATCCAGCGACTGCCACACAATGTCTACACCAGTTTTCCGTTCCTGACCGAGATGTTGATCCTCTCGAGCATGGTGCTTTACGGGGATTGGGACTGGGGTGCACTGGCTGGACAGTCCGTCATCGCCGGATTTATCCCGCTGACGGCGATCGGACTGTACGCAGCCGGACGTCGCTGGTTTTCAAAGGCCACGGGTCAACTGGCCGCGGTGATTTATTTAACCTCGCCTTGGATGTATCGAGTTTCCCTGATTGCGTATGCCGAAGGTGGACTCTCGTACTATCTGTTTGCCGCCATGTTCGCCGCACTGAGATATGGGTTTCCCGACAATGAAGCGGAACGCCCCAAACACGCGATGGACCTGAACTGGGTCTTACTTAGCGGGATGCTGGCTGGGAGCGCGATGGCATGCAAATACACCGGCCTGGTCCTTGTTGTGATCCCACTCTGCATTCTGTTGGCTTGGATGACGGCACGCAGATTAACTCAAGTAAGCGTCCCTCAAATCGCCGTCGCAGTCGTGGTTTATGGAACCGGCGTCGCATGCACGATCGGCCCTTGGCTGTTAAAAAACACGGCCGAAACGGGTAATCCCGTCTTCCCCTTGGCCACTCGGATTTTCGGCGGTGCCGATCGCGACGAGGCATTGAATCTGAAATGGGCTCGCGGGCACGACTCACCATATCCAAACTGGGGCGTTGCGCTGCGCGACCTTCCCGTCAAACTGACGGATGTCGTTTCCAAGAATGACTGGCACTCGCCGCTCTTGTTCTGCCTGGCACCATTGTCCCTGCTTTACGGACGTCGTCGTCGCCCCATCAGCGACAATGAGTCGCCGCAACTTCACTCTCAACCAAACCGAACAATCATTGGGATCGTCTGGTTCTATGCAGGGTGGCAATTCGCCAATTGGTGGCTGTTCACGCACCATATCGATCGCTTCTATGTGCCCATATTTTCGGGCGTGTCCTTACTCGCAGGCGTCGGAGCCTGCTGGTACGAACAACCTCAGCGGCTTGACCAAAAATCGCCCCGCGTCTGGACCTGGATTGTGTGGCCGGTCTTGATCGCAGGCGCGCTTTACAACATCGACATCATGCAACTTGTCGGTGGCTTCAACGCCGGCCGGACTGATTTGACATCCGCCCGCGACACTGCAATCGCCTACACCGTCCCCCGCCAGAAGTGGATCAATGAGGGGTATGCATCGGGACGGCTTCCGGCCGATTTCAAAGTGCTTTGTGTTGGCGAAGCGGCGTTATTTCATGCTCACTATCCGTATCTCTACAATACGGTCTTCGATCACTCCTTGTTTCAACAGATCTGTGCAGATCCACATTCGCCCCATGAACAACTGCGACCGGCCGCGGAAATTCTCGCGGAGTTACAGCGGGTAGGCATCACGCATGTCGAAGTCAGTTGGACAGAAATTCTCCGATACCGTGAGCCCGGCAGCTATGGCTACACCGAGTTTGTTCACCCAGATCGCTTTGCCGAATTGCAGCGGATGGGTGTCCTGGGGCAACCCGTTGCCGTTCCATTGGAACTGACGACGGCCCCCCTTGAGAAAGCGTCCTCAGACCGACAGAAACTGATCGCAGATTGGGCTCCCGGCCTGATTACGATCGTCGCAGGGGAAACCCGATATCGGACGGCACAGTTGTTTCCAGTCCTTCGTGGCCCGAATTCGGATACGCCCGCGCAACTCCGCGATTGA
- a CDS encoding valine--pyruvate transaminase: MKLDFSAVGQKLTARSGILELMDDLGRAMTEQPDMRMLGGGNPAAVPSVQLLWRERMATLIADGQSFDRMLGNYDPPQGNPRFVRSLADLLRRTFRWDVHPENIAVTNGGQSAFFFLFNLLAGRFKQGTFGKILLPLAPEYIGYADQGIDEGMFVACRPEITWPNGPESRVFKYRINFDEVAKTLESEDIRAIAVSRPTNPTGNVLTDDEVQKLSDLAARQKIPLILDNAYGAPFPNVIFTEAKPFWTPDVIMTLSLSKLGLPGTRTAVVIGPPDVASAVTAMTAIAGLANGTIGQQLVLPLVESGEILELGPRHLRPFYAEKSHQAQAWIREYFTAAGVDWAVHASEGAFFHWLWLRGLKISTKELYERLKARKVLVVPGEYFFFGMPDDWSHRHECLRLNFSQPAEVVREALQIIAEEAASVML, encoded by the coding sequence ATGAAACTCGATTTTTCCGCGGTTGGCCAGAAGCTGACGGCTCGTAGTGGTATCCTCGAACTGATGGATGATCTCGGGCGGGCGATGACCGAACAACCGGATATGCGAATGCTGGGTGGCGGAAATCCGGCCGCCGTTCCTTCCGTTCAGTTGTTATGGCGCGAGCGGATGGCGACTTTGATTGCGGACGGCCAGTCGTTCGATCGAATGCTTGGCAATTATGATCCGCCGCAGGGGAATCCCCGTTTTGTTCGGTCTCTGGCTGACCTGCTGCGACGGACGTTCCGATGGGACGTTCACCCGGAAAACATCGCGGTCACGAATGGCGGGCAGAGCGCCTTCTTTTTCCTATTCAATCTCCTGGCTGGTCGCTTCAAGCAAGGAACGTTCGGCAAGATTCTGCTGCCGCTTGCGCCGGAATACATCGGGTACGCCGATCAGGGGATCGACGAAGGAATGTTTGTTGCGTGCCGACCTGAGATTACCTGGCCCAATGGACCGGAATCGCGTGTCTTCAAATATCGAATCAATTTTGATGAGGTTGCGAAGACGCTGGAGTCGGAAGACATTCGAGCGATCGCCGTTTCTCGGCCGACAAATCCGACGGGTAACGTCCTGACGGATGACGAAGTTCAAAAGCTTTCGGACCTGGCCGCCCGTCAGAAGATCCCACTGATTCTCGACAACGCATACGGGGCTCCTTTCCCCAATGTCATCTTCACCGAAGCAAAGCCCTTTTGGACGCCAGATGTCATCATGACTCTTAGCCTGTCCAAGCTGGGGCTGCCGGGGACAAGGACGGCGGTGGTGATCGGACCACCGGACGTGGCATCTGCGGTGACCGCCATGACGGCCATTGCAGGGCTGGCAAATGGCACAATCGGCCAGCAGCTCGTGCTACCACTTGTCGAGTCGGGAGAGATTCTCGAACTCGGTCCGCGTCATTTGCGACCCTTCTATGCGGAAAAGTCGCATCAAGCGCAGGCCTGGATTCGCGAGTACTTCACGGCAGCGGGCGTAGATTGGGCCGTTCATGCCAGCGAGGGCGCCTTCTTTCATTGGCTGTGGTTGCGTGGTTTGAAGATTTCGACCAAAGAACTTTATGAGCGCCTGAAAGCTCGAAAAGTGTTGGTCGTTCCGGGCGAGTACTTCTTTTTTGGGATGCCCGATGACTGGTCACATCGGCATGAATGCCTGCGACTCAATTTTTCGCAGCCGGCAGAGGTCGTTCGTGAGGCGCTGCAAATCATTGCCGAAGAAGCGGCCAGCGTCATGTTGTAA
- a CDS encoding thiol-disulfide oxidoreductase DCC family protein produces MSTVPAAITTTPDVALAVDQREVDAIRRILFFDGVCGLCNWSVDFVLRRDVNCDFQFAPLQGDTAKALLTPEDVNDLNTVVLLVGDRTYRKSAAVVRILWQLGPAWRCLGALLWLIPLPLRNLGYSIIARNRYHLFGKKESCRIPTAEERVRFLP; encoded by the coding sequence ATGAGTACCGTACCCGCCGCGATCACGACGACACCTGACGTGGCGCTGGCAGTCGACCAGCGGGAGGTGGATGCGATTCGTCGAATCCTCTTCTTTGATGGCGTTTGTGGGCTGTGCAATTGGTCTGTGGATTTTGTGCTCAGGCGGGACGTCAATTGCGACTTCCAGTTCGCGCCTCTGCAAGGCGATACGGCGAAAGCATTGTTAACGCCGGAAGACGTCAATGATCTCAACACGGTAGTTCTGCTCGTTGGTGACCGGACCTACCGAAAATCGGCCGCGGTCGTCCGAATTCTGTGGCAACTGGGGCCTGCCTGGCGCTGCCTGGGAGCGTTGCTTTGGCTGATCCCACTTCCCCTGCGAAACTTGGGGTATTCGATCATTGCCAGGAACCGTTATCACTTGTTCGGCAAGAAAGAATCGTGTCGCATACCGACTGCCGAAGAGCGTGTGCGATTTCTGCCTTGA
- a CDS encoding S1 family peptidase: protein MKYLAMALVCIVLGIVVSINLRMDRDFRMVSAQEAREQNPQPGPLRMVDSRAGMLGQSEGRSYPAYLIDEIVLRLTTSAEEMIQQKRTKNSEELRKNLDRTGHTVKLAPASSTELPTDELYRQASQCVYLVAGLTRPKDEMSDWKTAFSTAFALHSDGILSTSAHVFDHNDHDDVVVVMDIRGNVYPVTEILAMNKLADTALFRIEAKGLKTLALGKDLAPGSPVRVIGHPGDSFFFFSAGHLANYERDDEGAFWLNITADFGQGSSGGPVMDVAGNVVGQVSRTYTLYASGDTSNRPRRIRSQNPPDANVADAAQVEATEVVVEVKKKSDPQMVFKACTPVSAIRALVK from the coding sequence ATGAAGTACTTGGCAATGGCCTTGGTCTGCATCGTTCTCGGAATCGTCGTTTCGATCAATTTGAGAATGGATCGCGATTTCCGGATGGTGAGTGCTCAGGAAGCACGCGAACAAAATCCTCAACCTGGTCCGTTAAGGATGGTGGATTCGCGAGCCGGAATGCTTGGGCAGAGTGAAGGCCGATCGTATCCGGCTTACCTGATCGATGAGATCGTATTGCGACTGACGACGTCCGCCGAAGAAATGATTCAGCAAAAGCGAACCAAAAATTCGGAAGAGTTGCGAAAGAATCTGGATCGGACGGGGCACACGGTCAAATTGGCCCCTGCGTCGTCAACAGAGTTACCCACGGACGAGCTTTATCGCCAGGCCTCTCAGTGTGTTTACCTGGTTGCCGGTTTGACCCGTCCGAAGGACGAGATGTCCGACTGGAAGACCGCATTCTCGACGGCATTCGCGCTGCACTCAGATGGGATTCTCTCCACGAGTGCTCACGTCTTCGATCACAACGATCATGATGATGTCGTGGTCGTGATGGATATTCGTGGAAATGTCTATCCCGTGACGGAGATCCTGGCGATGAACAAGCTTGCCGATACGGCACTATTTCGGATCGAAGCCAAAGGGCTGAAGACATTGGCGCTTGGTAAAGATCTGGCGCCGGGGTCGCCGGTTCGCGTGATTGGCCATCCGGGCGACAGTTTCTTCTTTTTTTCCGCCGGACATCTGGCGAACTACGAACGCGATGACGAGGGCGCATTCTGGTTAAATATCACCGCCGATTTCGGTCAGGGATCAAGCGGAGGTCCTGTGATGGATGTCGCAGGCAATGTCGTTGGACAGGTGAGCCGAACGTACACCTTGTACGCCTCGGGCGATACCTCGAATCGTCCGCGTCGCATTCGATCGCAGAACCCACCGGATGCGAACGTGGCGGATGCCGCGCAAGTCGAAGCGACGGAGGTTGTGGTCGAAGTGAAAAAGAAATCTGATCCGCAAATGGTCTTCAAGGCGTGCACGCCGGTTTCCGCGATTCGTGCCCTGGTGAAATAA